From the genome of Candidatus Bipolaricaulota bacterium, one region includes:
- a CDS encoding flippase-like domain-containing protein, which translates to MMRVMEKKQVLLLISTLFGIALLGIMIWLARPMAILARIKALGAGGISAFVISVIVGFSFGVEGWRRLLRDYGLNYSFRRTFGMMAGAYAVTYLTPSFYLGGEPVRAFAASDGFTRRTHEVVATIFIERLIYLIVIASFLLAGGIIGLESSSISGGLQQGIVGLAGTALVVSGIALVGMSRRATWASRFFTAVLRHLPQWKWVKRMQDGLVSVEAEVNAALNDHRWATLNAAALFALSVGMNVVSPLIFFFFAYGRILPADQLVLFFALSVVLSVFTWITPGGIGVTEGGYAAVFAIMGLPIDGAVAFSLMQKLASMCIVGVGMGYLAHHGIDYFGRRKSTRKRIDQREGIT; encoded by the coding sequence ATGATGAGGGTTATGGAGAAAAAGCAGGTTCTGCTCCTTATCTCCACCCTTTTTGGGATCGCTTTGCTCGGCATCATGATATGGCTCGCCCGGCCGATGGCGATACTAGCCCGGATCAAGGCACTCGGGGCAGGCGGGATCAGCGCGTTTGTCATAAGCGTCATCGTTGGGTTCTCCTTCGGGGTCGAGGGGTGGAGAAGACTCCTCCGCGACTATGGACTGAACTACTCCTTCCGGCGGACCTTCGGCATGATGGCCGGAGCCTACGCCGTGACATATCTCACACCGTCTTTCTACCTCGGAGGTGAACCGGTGCGGGCATTCGCCGCCTCAGACGGGTTCACACGGCGCACTCACGAGGTGGTCGCCACCATCTTCATCGAGCGGCTCATCTACTTGATCGTCATCGCGAGCTTTCTCCTTGCAGGCGGGATCATCGGATTGGAAAGCAGCTCAATATCCGGTGGGCTTCAGCAGGGGATCGTCGGGCTTGCGGGGACGGCCCTGGTTGTAAGCGGGATCGCGTTAGTGGGGATGTCTCGGCGTGCGACGTGGGCATCGCGTTTTTTCACAGCCGTCCTGCGACACCTCCCTCAGTGGAAGTGGGTTAAACGGATGCAGGATGGACTGGTGAGTGTAGAAGCGGAAGTCAATGCCGCCCTTAATGACCATCGGTGGGCGACGTTGAACGCGGCGGCTCTCTTTGCTCTCTCGGTGGGGATGAACGTGGTGTCTCCGCTTATTTTCTTCTTCTTCGCTTACGGGAGGATCCTTCCCGCCGACCAGCTCGTCCTCTTCTTCGCGCTGAGCGTAGTGCTGTCCGTCTTCACTTGGATCACTCCCGGGGGGATCGGGGTTACGGAGGGAGGATATGCCGCCGTGTTTGCGATTATGGGACTGCCGATCGACGGGGCGGTTGCGTTCTCATTGATGCAGAAACTAGCATCCATGTGCATCGTCGGGGTGGGAATGGGGTATCTTGCCCACCATGGAAT